In one Antennarius striatus isolate MH-2024 chromosome 15, ASM4005453v1, whole genome shotgun sequence genomic region, the following are encoded:
- the macir gene encoding macrophage immunometabolism regulator, translating into MSGRMEMDITGVSRTHVSLSAAEVKATLKPETERPRCASTPCSPNRGTVAGYQILHMDSNYLVGFTTGEELLKLAHQWSEGPPEKGSLSEASSIQTAVPKSLDLGTHRSSRIFKSKSRYYQPYDIPARNGRRRRRMPSSSDNFLKSLAPPEPGKSLHTPLPLCLLKGKGVQSKSLDYLNLDRINIKESSDTEVLQYQLQHLTLRGDRRNKT; encoded by the coding sequence ATGTCTGGAAGGATGGAAATGGATATTACTGGAGTGTCCAGGACACATGTCTCCCTTTCTGCTGCTGAGGTTAAAGCTACATTAAAGCCAGAAACAGAGCGACCTCGCTGTGCCAGCACCCCTTGTTCACCCAACAGAGGTACCGTCGCGGGGTACCAGATCCTCCACATGGACTCAAACTACCTGGTAGGCTTCACCACCGGAGAAGAGCTGCTGAAGCTGGCCCACCAGTGGTCAGAAGGCCCCCCAGAGAAGGGCTCCCTATCAGAGGCCAGCTCCATCCAGACCGCCGTACCGAAGTCTCTGGACTTGGGTACGCACCGTTCTTCACGGATCTTTAAAAGCAAAAGTCGCTACTACCAACCCTACGACATTCCTGCTCGGAACGGCCGCAGACGGAGACGTATGCCCAGCTCCAGCGATAACTTCCTCAAGTCTCTGGCCCCCCCAGAGCCGGGGAAGAGTCTGCATACACCACTGCCACTGTGTCTACTCAAAGGGAAGGGTGTCCAGTCCAAGTCTCTGGACTACCTTAATCTAGACAGAATAAACATCAAGGAGTCCTCGGACACGGAGGTGTTACAGTACCAGCTGCAGCATCTGACCCTGCGGGGGGACCGCAGAAATAAGACATGA